The following coding sequences lie in one Cotesia glomerata isolate CgM1 linkage group LG5, MPM_Cglom_v2.3, whole genome shotgun sequence genomic window:
- the LOC123264994 gene encoding uncharacterized protein LOC123264994: MSLLNDICFRCKSAFRTPYTCDTCNKSFHKSCMCGYIKSRQKGDCCRLKFAYLLELLDTNINNNKIRITNNIRVNSLRSVTSNNSSTSSFKSAKSTNSPAQRDGTKLKTSILSPSTPTGLPSPASDSVFFPESDNFSRDNLDRNSEGSISKEATPTLNSAMTSLSNGWSTMSTDDKLTSVLFDLTKAFDYVDHKVILRTLVELGFSIETITWFFSYLTNRSQSVVDKQGIPVGFVETTSGVPQGSVLGAILFLIVMNLVIKRLAYSRYGLFADDTYIYLHFYSYQLHEAIRLINVDAQAVADWARENGLEVNLKTKAMLLGSNNRVKSLIREGLPPIIIDSVTLPYTDSAKCLGLHLSSDLSWNFHVVKTVSKINSTLYSLKLRKNIYTANIKKLLVSATILPLIDYCIIVLTNSLYENDRKLQRSLNSAIRFIFHLKRDEHITPYRRELGWLSIKSRRIYYVACYFYKLLDIEKPCYLRDLFCKDLTVKHSERLAAKKNSSFKMPNFATTHYEYSFVVTVIRLWDELPVDIVNSSSLEIFKNKLFDYLFNLDI, from the coding sequence ATGTCATTGTTGAATGATATCTGCTTCAGATGTAAATCTGCATTCAGAACACCGTACACCTGTGATACATGCAATAAATCTTTCCATAAAAGTTGTATGTGTGGTTACATCAAATCGAGACAAAAGGGTGATTGTTGTAGATTAAAGTTCGCATACTTGCTTGAACTATTGGACactaatatcaataataataaaattagaattacTAATAATATCCGGGTAAATTCATTAAGGTCGGTAACTTCAAATAATTCGTCAACTTCCAGCTTTAAATCTGCTAAATCAACAAACTCGCCTGCTCAGCGTGATGGAACTAAATTGAAAACAAGTATATTGTCTCCGAGTACTCCTACAGGCTTGCCATCTCCTGCTAGTGACTCAGTGTTTTTTCCGGAATCTGATAATTTCTCAAGGGACAATTTGGATCGAAACTCTGAAGGATCAATCTCAAAGGAAGCTACACCTACTCTGAATTCAGCAATGACTTCTCTTTCAAATGGATGGTCAACAATGTCAACAGATGATAAATTAACTTCGGTCTTGTTTGATCTAACCAAGGCTTTTGATTATGTTGACCATAAAGTTATTTTGAGAACCTTGGTTGAATTAGGCTTCTCTATTGAGACAATCACCTGGTTCTTTTCATATCTGACTAACAGGAGTCAGTCAGTGGTAGATAAACAAGGGATTCCGGTGGGTTTTGTTGAAACCACGTCTGGTGTTCCTCAAGGCTCGGTCCTAGGagctatattatttttaatagttatgaACCTAGTAATTAAACGGCTGGCATATAGTCGATATGGTCTATTTGCCGATGACACATACATCTACTTACATTTCTATTCGTATCAGCTCCATGAAGCAATAAGGCTGATAAATGTTGATGCCCAAGCTGTTGCTGATTGGGCCAGAGAGAATGGCTTAGAAGTAAATCTTAAAACAAAAGCCATGCTGTTAGGATCAAATAATAGAGTGAAATCTCTTATACGTGAAGGATTACCCCCTATCATCATTGATAGTGTGACACTCCCGTATACGGACTCGGCTAAGTGTCTTGGACTCCATTTATCGAGTGATCTATCTTGGAATTTTCATGTTGTAAAAACAGTAAGCAAAATAAACTCTACATTATATAGTCTGAAACtacgtaaaaatatttacactgctaatataaaaaaacttctaGTCTCAGCAACTATTTTACCCCTAATTGACTATTGCATTATTGTTTTAACAAATTCATTATATGAAAATGATCGTAAACTTCAACGTTCGTTAAACTCAGCTATTCGCTTTATCTTTCACTTGAAGCGTGACGAACACATCACGCCTTACAGACGTGAACTTGGTTGGCTATCTATTAAAAGTCGCCGTATTTATTATGTTGCttgctatttttataaacttttagaCATAGAAAAACCTTGTTACTTGCGAGATTTATTCTGTAAAGATCTTACTGTTAAGCACTCTGAAAGATTAGCAGCAAAGAAAAACAGTAGTTTCAAAATGCCGAATTTTGCTACAACTCATTATGAATATTCTTTTGTTGTAACGGTCATACGTCTTTGGGATGAACTTCCAGTAGACATTGTTAACTCATCTAGCCTAGAAATCTTCAAGAATAAACTGTTCGATTACTTATTTAATCTGGATATTTAA